From the Arcobacter arenosus genome, one window contains:
- a CDS encoding CDP-alcohol phosphatidyltransferase family protein, protein MTFLFNKNSHFNLANLATFFNISAGIMAIYFLTHNEFFAAALFAWLAGGFDIVDGKIARKYNLSTEFGIQLDSFADFLSFVIVPTMFIYFAIIDTKELMLFTPLVAFAFIYYVISGLRRLIQFNINAEEGSVEKYFTGVPTPLGAILLWVVYLVWLTGIINENIVLILMILIGWSLNSKIKIPHP, encoded by the coding sequence ATGACATTTCTTTTTAATAAAAATAGCCATTTTAATTTAGCTAATTTGGCAACTTTTTTTAACATCTCTGCAGGTATTATGGCCATATATTTTTTAACACATAATGAGTTTTTTGCTGCAGCACTTTTTGCATGGTTAGCAGGAGGATTTGATATTGTTGATGGGAAAATTGCAAGAAAATATAATCTATCAACTGAGTTTGGTATTCAATTAGACTCTTTTGCTGATTTTTTATCTTTTGTAATAGTTCCAACCATGTTTATCTATTTTGCAATTATAGACACTAAGGAGCTGATGCTTTTTACTCCACTTGTTGCATTTGCTTTTATTTATTATGTAATTTCAGGTCTTAGAAGATTAATTCAGTTTAATATAAATGCCGAAGAGGGAAGTGTAGAAAAATATTTCACTGGGGTTCCTACTCCACTAGGTGCAATTTTATTATGGGTAGTTTATCTTGTATGGTTAACTGGGATTATAAATGAAAATATTGTACTTATTTTAATGATTTTAATTGGATGGTCATTAAATTCTAAAATTAAAATTCCACACCCTTAG
- a CDS encoding GGDEF domain-containing protein: protein MKINKEFYKSTIFKLAILSFIILASLLTSSFMFNSQIDKLKKRIDYIYFGNYIPVLKLHTLEDNFENLITCMRTYKKCDRDPFFKEIKKEWNYYDNAFKGNEERIVVDKISIEVNNSLNYKAKIAQYKDVIKKINFLKQHEKNVAYKKRKAFLKEYTSMKEYLFYNMVILVFISFLFIALIIYSIVKKDNQLKILTKKYKIESITDAMTSLYNRKYFDQIFDNMPFISNANKWNTAFVMLDIDFFKQYNDTYGHDMGDITLKAVANSLKTYFNKDYEYVFRLGGEEFGVILFDIDKETLEECLKDVNKTIESLNIEHKNSKISNIVTISIGAVIYEANSYVSCNRLYKIADESLYLSKQNGRNQYTIYENEGN from the coding sequence ATGAAAATTAATAAAGAATTTTATAAAAGTACTATTTTTAAACTAGCTATTTTAAGTTTTATAATCTTAGCTTCATTACTTACTTCTAGTTTTATGTTTAATTCTCAAATTGATAAATTAAAAAAAAGAATTGATTATATCTACTTTGGCAATTACATCCCAGTACTAAAACTTCATACACTTGAAGATAACTTTGAGAATCTAATTACTTGCATGAGAACATATAAAAAATGTGATAGAGACCCCTTTTTTAAAGAAATTAAAAAAGAATGGAACTATTATGACAATGCATTTAAAGGTAATGAAGAGAGAATTGTAGTTGACAAGATAAGTATTGAAGTAAACAACTCTTTGAACTATAAAGCAAAAATAGCTCAATATAAAGATGTAATAAAAAAGATAAATTTTTTAAAACAACATGAAAAAAATGTTGCCTATAAAAAACGTAAAGCTTTTTTGAAAGAGTACACTTCAATGAAAGAGTATCTTTTTTATAATATGGTTATTTTAGTGTTTATATCATTTTTATTTATTGCATTAATTATTTATTCTATTGTAAAAAAAGATAATCAACTTAAAATTTTAACAAAAAAATATAAAATAGAATCAATCACTGATGCAATGACATCCCTTTACAACAGAAAATATTTTGATCAAATATTTGACAATATGCCATTTATATCTAATGCAAATAAATGGAACACTGCCTTTGTTATGTTAGATATAGATTTTTTCAAACAGTATAATGATACCTATGGCCATGATATGGGTGATATAACATTAAAAGCAGTGGCTAATTCTTTAAAGACATATTTTAACAAAGATTATGAGTATGTTTTTAGATTAGGTGGTGAAGAGTTCGGGGTAATTTTATTTGATATAGATAAAGAAACATTAGAAGAGTGCTTAAAAGATGTAAACAAAACTATTGAATCATTAAATATTGAGCATAAAAATAGTAAAATATCAAACATTGTTACAATATCAATAGGAGCTGTTATTTACGAAGCAAACTCTTATGTATCTTGTAATAGATTATACAAGATTGCTGATGAATCACTTTATCTGTCAAAACAAAACGGTAGAAATCAGTATACAATTTATGAAAACGAAGGGAACTAA